One Natrinema amylolyticum DNA window includes the following coding sequences:
- a CDS encoding tryptophan--tRNA ligase: MTGDDPLEESESGEPTTGEPLTDGGAAGADDVALDPWGSSSVSDYRNLFEEFGIEEFDDVLEEVPNPHYLMRRGVIFGHRDYRPVAEALQNDEPAAVLSGFMPTGDPHIGHKLVFDEIIWHQQQGADAYGLIADLEANSARGMSWDEIDEHARDYLLSLLALGFDPEEGELYRQSTNRELQDLAFELGADANFSEFQAIYGFDGETDVSHMQSVVTQMADILYPQLEEPKPTVIPVGPDQDPHVRLARDLAERMRFFKVSEAYASFELEPEERALVAEFYERLEPADFDDDDLRCVHVAEAIEETPLSELEVDADTLSSVLTKLEEAGMEPIRPRTRFFDRRATDEAFDALVDAIDGEKRVYESHVDAFDLDRAAAEELAREVEVDNGGYGFQPPSSIYHRFMTGLTGGKMSSSIPASHISLLDDPEDGYDKVKAASTGGRETAEEHREKGGRADECPVYELYAYLLAGDDDEFAKRVYDECVGGERLCGDCKEQAAQLMKEFLEEHQEKREEVEELLEEADIELESPRRR; this comes from the coding sequence ATGACCGGAGACGACCCACTCGAGGAGTCCGAGTCAGGGGAACCGACGACCGGGGAACCGCTCACGGATGGAGGGGCCGCAGGTGCAGACGACGTCGCGCTGGACCCCTGGGGTTCCTCGAGCGTCTCCGACTACCGGAACCTGTTCGAGGAGTTCGGCATCGAGGAGTTCGACGACGTTTTGGAGGAGGTCCCGAACCCGCACTACCTGATGCGCCGGGGCGTCATCTTCGGCCACCGCGACTACCGGCCGGTCGCGGAGGCGCTACAGAACGACGAGCCGGCGGCCGTCCTCTCGGGCTTCATGCCTACCGGCGACCCCCACATCGGCCACAAGCTGGTCTTCGACGAGATCATCTGGCACCAACAGCAGGGGGCCGACGCCTACGGGCTGATCGCCGATCTCGAGGCCAACTCCGCCCGCGGAATGAGCTGGGACGAGATCGACGAGCACGCTCGGGACTACCTCCTCTCCCTGCTCGCGCTCGGCTTCGATCCCGAGGAGGGCGAACTCTACCGGCAGTCGACCAACCGAGAGCTACAGGACCTGGCCTTCGAACTGGGAGCCGACGCCAACTTCTCGGAGTTTCAGGCGATCTACGGCTTCGACGGCGAGACTGACGTCTCCCACATGCAGTCCGTCGTCACCCAGATGGCCGACATCCTCTACCCGCAACTCGAGGAGCCCAAGCCGACCGTGATCCCCGTCGGCCCGGACCAGGACCCCCACGTCCGGCTGGCGCGGGACCTCGCCGAGCGAATGCGCTTCTTCAAAGTGAGCGAGGCGTACGCCAGCTTCGAACTCGAGCCCGAGGAACGCGCGCTGGTCGCCGAATTCTACGAGCGACTCGAGCCCGCCGACTTCGACGACGACGACCTCCGCTGCGTCCACGTCGCCGAGGCGATCGAGGAGACGCCGCTGTCGGAGCTCGAGGTCGACGCGGACACGCTGAGTTCGGTGCTGACGAAGCTCGAGGAGGCGGGGATGGAACCGATCCGACCGCGGACTCGCTTCTTCGACCGGCGGGCGACCGACGAGGCCTTCGACGCGTTGGTCGACGCCATCGACGGCGAAAAGCGGGTCTACGAGAGCCACGTCGACGCCTTCGATCTCGACCGCGCCGCGGCCGAGGAACTCGCCCGCGAGGTCGAGGTCGACAACGGCGGTTACGGCTTCCAGCCGCCGTCGTCGATCTACCACCGCTTCATGACCGGACTCACCGGCGGCAAGATGTCCTCCTCGATTCCCGCCTCGCACATCTCGCTGCTGGACGACCCCGAGGACGGCTACGACAAGGTGAAGGCCGCGTCCACGGGCGGCCGCGAGACCGCCGAGGAACACCGCGAGAAGGGGGGACGGGCGGACGAGTGTCCCGTCTACGAACTCTACGCCTACCTGCTGGCCGGCGACGACGACGAGTTCGCTAAGCGCGTCTACGACGAGTGCGTCGGCGGCGAGCGCCTCTGTGGCGACTGCAAGGAGCAGGCCGCCCAGCTCATGAAAGAGTTCCTCGAGGAGCACCAGGAGAAACGCGAGGAAGTCGAGGAACTGCTCGAGGAGGCGGACATCGAACTCGAGTCACCGCGGCGTCGCTAA